A region from the Lycium barbarum isolate Lr01 chromosome 8, ASM1917538v2, whole genome shotgun sequence genome encodes:
- the LOC132607848 gene encoding uncharacterized protein LOC132607848 yields the protein MAPHIDEIPAPAYAPRTVAGPAMTIGDQEPFARFIKIEPPKFIGTPAEDAYEFIVDSHERLYKMGLSDSYGFHQAFLEKYVPCTLRDLSRDDSNNLGQRGMSVPEYEALFLSLARYAVQLIPIEAKRLVPIGSSFQSMVDHAMSVKSAGLRAHSEGSDKSAYQGRLLRDYILDLLTMVVIPVLQHPCHRLGRECPRPRKSRAQQVSRFRTPKTPTPSIIWGGYSSKGGAQTGHGGFQSARGMNGLSLYHVTLDCHAKTITLAMPGILLLEWKGIPNPIPKKIILYLQAEKLVDRGCLAYLAHIRDTRVDTASLESVPVVSDKEEHEKHSRIMLGLLKEKKLYTKFSKCEFWPDFVAFQVHVVCKDAIMVDPKKMEAVRNLARPTSVSEIRSFVGLASYYCRFVKGFSSIALHLT from the exons ATGGCTCCCCATATCGATGAGATTCCAGCACCTGCATATGCTCCTAGGACTGTTGCCGGTCCAGCTATGACCATTGGCGATCAGGAGCCATTCGCCAGATTCATTAAGATTGAGCCGCCGAAGTTCATTGGTACTCCagctgaggatgcctatgagtttatcgTTGATAGTCATGAGAGGTTGTACAAGATGGGTCTTTCTGATTCATATGGA TTTCATCAGGCATTTTTAGAGAAGTACGTCCCCTGTACTCTGAGAGATCTGAGCAGAGATGATTCAAACAATTTGGGGCAGAGGGGTATGTCTGTTCCTGAGTACGAGGCCCTATTCCTTTCCTTGGCTCGTTATGCTGTTCAATTGATTCCCATCGAGGCTAAGAGG CTTGTGCCTATAGGGTCTTCATTCCAGTCAATGGTGGATCATGCTATGAGTGTTAAGTCTGCTGGGCTCCGAGCTCACAGTGAGGGTAGTGACAAGAGTGCCTATCAG GGTAGACTTCTAAGGGATTATATTCTCGACCTGCTGACCATGGTAGTTATACCAGTTCTTCAGCATCCGTGTCACAGACTCGGGAG AGAGTGTCCCAGGCCTAGAAAAAGTAGGGCACAGCAAGTTTCCAGGTTTCGGACTCCTAAGACTCCAACACCTTCAATTATTTGGGGTGGATACTCTAGTAAGGGCGGTGCTCAGACAGGCCATGGTGGTTTTCAGTCTGCTAGAG GTATGAATGGGTTATCTCTGTACCATGTGACcttagactgtcatgccaagacaatcaCGTTAGCTATGCCCGGCATTCTGCTTTTGGAGTGGAAGGGTATTCCCAACCCTATTCCTAAGAAGATCATTTTGTACCTCCAAGCGGAGAAGTTAGTGGATAGAGGATGCTTAGCCTATTTAGCCCATATTCGAGATACGAGGGTGGATACTGCCTCCTTGGAGTCAGTTCCCGTTGTGAGCGA taaggaagagcatgagaagcACTCGAGGATCATGCTTGGTCTACTGAAGGAAAAGAAGTTGTATactaagttctctaagtgtgagttttggcccGATTTTGTGGCATTTCAAGTCCATGTTGTGTGCAAGGACGcgattatggttgatcctaagaagatGGAGGCTGTTAGAAATTTGGCGAGGCCTACTTCAGTTAGTGAGATTCGTAGTTTCGTGGGCCTTGCGAGTTATTATTGtcgatttgtgaaagggttttcATCGATTGCTTTGCATTTGACTtaa